DNA from Borreliella garinii:
CTGGAAAAGTATCTGAACAAGGTAAAGATGCTAGAGGAATTCAAGTATTATTTCTTGATAATGACAGTTTGGTTTCTGTTTCAAAATTTATTAAATAAAGAATTGGTTTTTCTTATTTAAGAATGTTCCACGTGGAACATTCTTTTTTTTTATTCTTAAATTGTAATTCAATATTATAACCTGGTAAAATTTGGTGTTGTAGGAGGTTCTGATAATATGGATGGAGTTTTTAAAATGATAGATATTCAACTTTTAGATATTGATAACGATCAGCCAAGGAAATCTGTTAGCCCTGTTGAATTAGAAGAATTAAGCATTTCTATAAAAGAAAATGGAATTTTGCAACCCATAATTGTTTGCAAAACAAATGAGAGATATAAAATAATAGTAGGAGAAAGAAGGTTTAGGGCTGCCAAACTTATTAAGATGACAAATATTCCTGTTATAGAGGTTAACATAAAAGAATCTTGTAGAGATTTTATGCCTTTGGTTGAAAATATTCAAAGAGAAAATTTTACTCCTGTTGAGGAAGCCTATGCCTATAAAAATGTAATGAATAAATATTCTTTAACTCAAAAGGATTTGTCTGAAAAAATTGGCAAAAGTAGGGCCTATATTTCAAATTTAGTTAGGATTTTGGATCTTGAGCAAGAAATATTAAATGCAGTGCATAGGAAAGAAATTTCTTTTGGGCATGCTAAAGTTATTTTATCCTTAAAAGACAAGCAAGACAGGTATAATCTTTATTTAATGATAGTGAAAAAAAAGTTTTCTGTAAGAGATGCAGAGAAATATGTAAAAAATTTTTATAAATCCATAGTAAGAAAAAGGGAATTAGAACAAGATCCTTTTTTAAGCAATATAAAAGAGTTTTTATTTGATAAAATTCAAACAAAAATAGATATTAAAGGGAATCAAGATAAAGGAAAAATAGAGATAGAGTATTTTACAGCGGGCGATTTAAGAAGAATTGTTTCCTTTTTTGGTCATATTAGCTAAATTGTTTTTATAATTTAAAGATTGTAAAATATCTTTTTTTAATTTTATGAGAGTTTTTATTTTTTAGACATTTGCCACAATGTACAATTTTTTAAGCTTATTTTAAAGTTATTTAGTTTTTATAAAGAAATCTTAATTTTTAAATGAAAGGCAAAGTTTATATTTTGTCATTTATAGTTAAATTTAAAAGTAAAAAAACAATCTAATATTTGCAAAATGAACAATAAGAATATATATTTTATTTATACTTATTAGTGGGGTTGTAAATTTAGATAAAATTATTTTTGATATATTTTATTTTTTTCTTTATTTCCAAAATAGAATGAAAAAATAATTTTAAGTTTTCTTGGCTTAATTTATTAAATTCAATATTTTTAAATTCTATCATATTTTTTAATATGAAATCCAACTCTTTTTTTATATCGTTTTCATATTTTTTATCTTTATTAGGTAATGATTTGTGTGCATTCTTTAAATCAAAATTTTTTTTATAAACAATTTTAAATTCTTTTAAAGAATTTATTTTGCCATTTAGAACTTCATCTTTTAAAATAGAGGGGCAAGATTTTTTAGATATTTCATATGATAAAGATAATGGCAATTTTTCTATAGT
Protein-coding regions in this window:
- a CDS encoding ParB/RepB/Spo0J family partition protein, translated to MDGVFKMIDIQLLDIDNDQPRKSVSPVELEELSISIKENGILQPIIVCKTNERYKIIVGERRFRAAKLIKMTNIPVIEVNIKESCRDFMPLVENIQRENFTPVEEAYAYKNVMNKYSLTQKDLSEKIGKSRAYISNLVRILDLEQEILNAVHRKEISFGHAKVILSLKDKQDRYNLYLMIVKKKFSVRDAEKYVKNFYKSIVRKRELEQDPFLSNIKEFLFDKIQTKIDIKGNQDKGKIEIEYFTAGDLRRIVSFFGHIS